In the Prosthecobacter sp. genome, CGCCCGCAGAGCACCGGGAACCTGAACTCTTTCGGGCATCAAGGCCAGTGCCAGCATGAGTCCAAAAGCGTTGCCGATGATGCCCAGCCCAGGGAAAAACGCCTGAACCTCCTGCAGGCCCATCTGAGCACCGGCACGCGCTCCCCGCAGCCCGCCCATGCTGACGCTGTAAGGGATATGCGCAGGCTTGGCAGACGTACTTTGCCGCGCGGAAGGAGTGTGCAACGTGTTCATGAAAAGGTGGACGTAGGCGTATGCTATTCTAGCTCGGACCAGAAAAGAAACACTAACAAGTTGAAAGCATCGGGCCTTGGACAGAGGCACCTGCGTTTCGTCAGCCTTTTACATCTCTCATAGACAACAGGCTCGCCACTTGCTGTTGGACCACCAACTCGAACGAACGCCAGGTCCACTCACGCGCCTTGACACGACCGGCATGCCCCAGTGCCTCCAGTTCAGTTGGGTGGCTCAAAGCCCACTCTAAAGTGGTGGCCAACATTATGTCGTCCTGAGCGGCAAATAAACGAGCCTCCGTCCCATCGTTCAGGAAACCCTCCGCCCCGCTGTTGCGGCTGGCCAGTACCGGCACACCACAACTCAAGGCCTCCTGGATGACCAAGGCAAAGCCCTCCGCTAGCGCTGGCAGCACCAAGGCGTCTGCCTGAAGATAGATATCCCGAAGGTTTTCACGCGGCATGCGTGGCCGATGCTCGTACATGCCCGCATAGTCCTTCAAGAACGAAGAGGTCAAATGCATATCCCCCACCAGCAGCAGCTTGTGCGTCCGAAACGCGCCCAGATGTTTCCACATCTGCAGCAGGCGATGAGCCCCTTTGCGCACGGAAATATTACCCACAAACAAAATGGTCTTCCCAGATGTTTTTCTACGTGGGAACTCAAGCCATGCCTGCTCGCTCCCGAAGGGTGTCACCGAGATTTTTGTGTCGTCCACTCCGGCATCAAGCAGGCTTTGTTTCACAAACTGCGAAGGACACATGATCTTGTCAGCCATAGCTATTTCGTTACGTTTGCTTAGCATGTGCTTTGGATGGAATTCAAAGGGATCGAAGGTCGAACTACAGATGTCGGGGAATAGCGCCTGCTCTCTTTTAAGTATGTCATGTAAAGTGTCGTGATCCACAGTGGGCAGGTGATATAAACGTGTGACACCAAGATTCTGCGCCTGTTTAAAGGTCTGCTCACAGCCAAATTCACGTCCTATCACCATGCGAGTGGACGATGCCACCAAGGCGCTCGCTGTTCGATCCACACGATGGAAAAACTCATCATGTGCCAGCAGATCTGATTCCAAAAGATGCGCTCGCAGATCCATAAAATGACGCACATCAGGCCACAGGTGCCTCACCACACGACGGTGCTGCAGACGTACAGGTTCACGTCGCACCTTCCGCCATAAAGCTGGAACAGCACGCAGCAAAGCATGCTCGAAGCGTGATGGCACCCAACTCGTCACCAGAGAACCTGCATGCTCAGCAGAATCAAGCGCGTGTTCAATATGAAGCTCATCCACCGGCATCACCGGTGTGACATGAAGAATATCAGACATTGATTGGGGGATAGGATAAAAGGAACCTCAGAATGCTTTGCTGAGACGTGCCTCCATCAGGCGGAGAGACAAGACCAGTTCTGCCAGGCTTCGTTGAAACGCATAAAAAACACCTGGCCAGCCATCGAGCAGCGTGCCCCGGACCAAGAGGGTGTACAACAACGTCAGCCAGGGGGCCACCACGATCCAGCGACGAACCCGATCCTGGAGTCTGATGGGGGATGATTCGACAAGGGCCATCAGTTTGGCCGCCTCCAGCACGGCATACTTGTCCTGCGAAGCCAGCCAACGGCTCAAAGGCTTGCGATCATCGTGATCGATTTTCGTCTCCAGATAATCCGTTGACCCGCTGACGTGCAGCAATTGGGTGTGACCATCCTGAACATAACGACAACGCTCCTGACGGAACAGCACGGCGCGGGGCGGATAGAGGCAGGCGCGCAGGGGCCTGCCGAAAACAAGATAGCGGAAGCTGGCGAAAAAGGCGTCGCAGGCAGGTTCTTCCGGCAACGCGGTCAGTTCATCCTCAAAACCAACGCCCAGGACATAGTCCGCATCGAGTGTCAGCACCCACGGAGTTCTGGCCTGATCCAGACCATGGTTCCACTGGCGGGTATGGTCGTCGAAGGGCCGGGTGAGAAACTCCACGTTGGCAAACTCGGCGGCAAGGGCCGCCGTTCCATCTGTGCTGCCGCTGTCCAGCACCACCACGCGTTGCGCCCAGTTCAAGCGCTCCAGGCAGCGGCGCAGGTTGGGCTCCTCGTTGAAGGTCAGAACCAAGGGTGTGACGTTGTCCCAGTTCATGCGGTCATCGGCTTTTCTCCACTGAGAACCATCGTCATCCACAAGAATGGGAGCCTGCCAGCTCCTCTGAACTGGATGTTTTGGAAGCCTGCCTCCTCCAAAAGCCTCGACAATGTCACACGGCTCCAAAGCTTGATGTGTCCGCCATCCCAAAGTGGATTGGCATGAAAGTCCCATTTGCCAAAGAGTGACAGCATCAGATTTTTCAGATAGCCATGATATGGCGTGGTGCAGATGAAGCGCCCCCCAGGTTTCAAGGCCGTGAAGCATCCACGCGCATAAGATCTTGGTGCGTACAAATGCTCCACGACCTCTGTGCTGACGACCAAGTCGAAAGGCTCCTCATGAAGGCTGGCAAGAAGATTGTCATCTGCTGGCAGCACTTCAAAGCGCCCTTGAGGATAGGTTTTCCGCGCCAGCTCCAATCCTTGCACGCTCAAATCAATCCCGGTCACCTGGCAGCCTCGTTTCAAAAACTCACCGCAGGTAAAGCCATTGCCACATCCCACATCCAGGACGCGAGTCCCTGGCCGGATCTCCCCGGCAAGCGCAAAAACCGCTGGCATGAAGTGGCGGTGCATGTGCGATGGCTCAGGAGATTGAAAGCCGAAATCGCGATAATCTGAAGTACTGCTCATGCTAGGATTTTTTGATTTGGATGATGCTGCCATACAAGGTCCCGAGCGATTCGGCTGCGGCGTCTGAAGAATACGTCGTCAGGGCCAGTTGAGCCGCTGCAACACCCAAAACATGTCGCTCCGAAGGATTGGACAGCAGGCGCCTCAGTATTTCGGCGAGTTTTTGAGGGTCCCCTCCCGAGAGAAGCACGGCCTCTTCATTCGCAGCCTCCACAGCCAGAGCCACACCCGCCGTGCTGACGCAGGCCAGCCCGGCCGCCATCGCCTCCAGCAGGGCGATGCCAAAGTTTTCCGAATGCGAGGGCAGCACATAGACGGTGGCGGCAGCCAGCGCGGACAGCTTCATGTCGCCCTCCAGATGACCGGCCCAGACCACCTGTTTCTCCAAGCCCAAGTCATGCGCCCTAGCCTTGAGTTCGGCGACATAGGCAGGGGCACCACTGCCTGCGATGACCAAAATGGGGTCGGATTCGGTCGGATTCGGTCGGATCGGGTCGGATTGAGGCCCAAGTCGGGCCATGGCCTCCAGCAAGAGTTCCACGTTTTTCTTGGGGTCCAGGCGCGACAGAAAGAGGATGATCGGCCTCCCTGCGGTTGCCGGGAAACGCGCGGTGAACAGCTCCGGCGATGGCAGGGATGAAAACGGTCCCAGATCCATGCCCAGCGGAATCACTGCGGCACGAGCACGGATGCCGAGCCGGGCAGCCTCGTCCGCCTCCTGGCGGCTGGTGTAGTGGATGGCGGAGGCATGATCGAGCACCGGTTTGTCCAGCAGGCGGAAGGACAGCGTCTTGATCCATCGCCTGCGATTGTTCATGCCCCAGGTGTTCAAGACGCCCAGAGGGCGGACGATGAAGGGAACACCGCGCAGCCGGCAGGCCCAGCCAGCCGCAAGTGTGGAGAAGGAGAACACCGCATGCACATGCACCACGTCATAATCCGCCACATGTCGGCGCAGCCAGATCAAGAGCGGGATGGAGACCTTGTAAAACTCCGTCTGCTTGGGGAAATAAAACACCCGAAAGCCCTCCTGGTCCACGGGAACGCCATGCGGCACCTCTTTCAGCCGCCGGCCCGGGCCGTCATCATCCGTCGTCGCCACATCCACCCGGATGCCGCGCGCCGCCAAAGCCCGCGCCATTGCTGGCAGTGCCACGCTCGGACCACCGTGGGCAGGCGAAAGGGATGGGATGACGTGGAGGGTTTTCAGAAAAGCTGAAATTGGAAATTGGAAAACTGAAATGCTGAGCCGAGGCGACTGGCGAGCGCAGAGTCAGACAGCGGCACGCTGCCCGGAGGGCGACACGAGTGTGAGGCACGAGGGAGTCAAATGCTGAAAAGCTGAAACACTGAAAACTGAAAGGCTGAGATGTGGAAAAGGAACTTGGTTTGACTGGGTTTGACCGGGTTTGACTGCCGTGGGGCTCTCAGGTGTTGTGAAAAGAAGAAAGTAGAAAGTAGAAAGTAGAAAACTGAAATGCTGAGCCGAGGCGACTGGCGGGAGCCGAGACAGGCAACGCGCAGCGTTGGGCAAAGCCCGAGATGAGCGTGGGGCGCGAACGAGCCAACCGAGGCGACTGGCGGTCCGTTCTCCGAAGCATCTGCGAAGGATGAAGAGCCGAGACAGACAGCGGCACGCTGCCCGGAGGGCGACACAACCGACCGAAAGGAGATAGACTGCCTCAAAGGCAGCCCAAAGGGTAAGCGAAGCGCATCAACAGTGAGGCACCAGGGAAAAACGCGGAGGGATCGGACGCTTTTTGGACAGTCGGAACGACTGGGGACGAAGTCCCAACAGCACGGGGAGTGATGGAGTCAATCAAACTGAAAAACTGAAAGCAGAAAGCCTGAAATGCGGAAAAGGAACTTGGTTTGACTGGGTTTGACCAGGTTTGACTGCCGTGGGGCGCGAGGGAGTCAAAGCTGAAAAAGCTCAGATGCGTTCCAGCCAGCGTTCCAGCCAGCGTTCCAGCATGAAAACGCTCCAAAGCACACTGGCACGGCAAGAGTTTTCAAGATTCGGCATCCAGGCCATCCTCCGCCGCTGCCCTATCCAAACGGATACCCAGGATTCTCAATGAGCAGGACCACGATGCTTGAGTAAATGGGATGGAATGACGGTGAAGAAGGCTCATTGGTCAAACCCTCACAGGCTTTTTGAGACGCCGATCAACAAACCAGAGCCGTTTGCCAGCGCGGTTCGTGACAAGGTCTTCCGCGAAATGAATTCTGGCTTGTCCAAGCGGACCATGAACCTGTGCAAGTCGGCCACGAATTCTTTTTTCCAGAGCCGGGTCATCAGGTGTGGTGCTGATGAGACGAATCTCGATGCCGCTGTCGTCCACAATCATTTGAATGTTATGCACCGCAGGTTCTTGATGAATACAGTGAAAAATCGCGACACTATGGACCGCGAAGCCATCGTCGAATTGGATGACATCGTTTATCCTTCCCGCCAGCACTTCAAAACGGCTGATATGTCCGTGCGTCATAAGCTCCGGCCGCTGTACCGCATCCCCCACCCGATAGCGAAATAGCGGCAGATACCGAGGATACAAAGTAGTGACGAGGATTGGGTGCGTACCGGACGAGTCTGGCGTTGAAAACTCGCATTCGACATAGTTGAGATCGGAATATACCTCAAAGGGAGCTGATCCATTCTTGAATGCCACCTGGCCAAATTCAGCACCGCCGTACTCCTGCACGACAGGGCAGCC is a window encoding:
- a CDS encoding glycosyltransferase, which codes for MSDILHVTPVMPVDELHIEHALDSAEHAGSLVTSWVPSRFEHALLRAVPALWRKVRREPVRLQHRRVVRHLWPDVRHFMDLRAHLLESDLLAHDEFFHRVDRTASALVASSTRMVIGREFGCEQTFKQAQNLGVTRLYHLPTVDHDTLHDILKREQALFPDICSSTFDPFEFHPKHMLSKRNEIAMADKIMCPSQFVKQSLLDAGVDDTKISVTPFGSEQAWLEFPRRKTSGKTILFVGNISVRKGAHRLLQMWKHLGAFRTHKLLLVGDMHLTSSFLKDYAGMYEHRPRMPRENLRDIYLQADALVLPALAEGFALVIQEALSCGVPVLASRNSGAEGFLNDGTEARLFAAQDDIMLATTLEWALSHPTELEALGHAGRVKAREWTWRSFELVVQQQVASLLSMRDVKG
- a CDS encoding glycosyltransferase family 2 protein; the protein is MNWDNVTPLVLTFNEEPNLRRCLERLNWAQRVVVLDSGSTDGTAALAAEFANVEFLTRPFDDHTRQWNHGLDQARTPWVLTLDADYVLGVGFEDELTALPEEPACDAFFASFRYLVFGRPLRACLYPPRAVLFRQERCRYVQDGHTQLLHVSGSTDYLETKIDHDDRKPLSRWLASQDKYAVLEAAKLMALVESSPIRLQDRVRRWIVVAPWLTLLYTLLVRGTLLDGWPGVFYAFQRSLAELVLSLRLMEARLSKAF
- a CDS encoding class I SAM-dependent methyltransferase translates to MHRHFMPAVFALAGEIRPGTRVLDVGCGNGFTCGEFLKRGCQVTGIDLSVQGLELARKTYPQGRFEVLPADDNLLASLHEEPFDLVVSTEVVEHLYAPRSYARGCFTALKPGGRFICTTPYHGYLKNLMLSLFGKWDFHANPLWDGGHIKLWSRVTLSRLLEEAGFQNIQFRGAGRLPFLWMTMVLSGEKPMTA
- a CDS encoding glycosyltransferase produces the protein MALPAMARALAARGIRVDVATTDDDGPGRRLKEVPHGVPVDQEGFRVFYFPKQTEFYKVSIPLLIWLRRHVADYDVVHVHAVFSFSTLAAGWACRLRGVPFIVRPLGVLNTWGMNNRRRWIKTLSFRLLDKPVLDHASAIHYTSRQEADEAARLGIRARAAVIPLGMDLGPFSSLPSPELFTARFPATAGRPIILFLSRLDPKKNVELLLEAMARLGPQSDPIRPNPTESDPILVIAGSGAPAYVAELKARAHDLGLEKQVVWAGHLEGDMKLSALAAATVYVLPSHSENFGIALLEAMAAGLACVSTAGVALAVEAANEEAVLLSGGDPQKLAEILRRLLSNPSERHVLGVAAAQLALTTYSSDAAAESLGTLYGSIIQIKKS